GATTGCGAAAATAAAGAAATGGTTATTATTTTGGGGCAATGGGATATCGAGGAGAATGAGTTTATTGACCTTGAAGCACGAGAATTACGAGTTGAAATATATCAAACCGGTATTGCTTTGAAAATTGATATGACAAATAGAAGCAATCTATGTGGATTGTTTGATGCTTTTATTAAAAGATTTGAAATAGAGATAGGATGTCAAATAAAAGTTATGGGAGTTGGTGTTTCTCCATTATCAAAAGATTATTCACCAAATTATCCCTGTCAGGTATTAGGACCACCCTATTGCTATATTGTTAGAGATGCAGGCATAATAAGGCATAGCCTATACAGGAGGACATGATGAAAAATTCTCTAAGAGTACAAAAAACTATAAAAAAAGTACTCGAAGAAATGAGAAGGATGTCTCCAGAAGAATTCCAAGAGGAACTCAGCCATTCAATTGATGGTGAGTTTGCTCAACTTCTAGACAAATCAGGAATGTTTGAGGCAACTAGTGATCGTGATTTTTCTGTAAGCAATATTCTCGAGCAGAAAGAATTTATCGAAGTTTTGCCTTTTGCTACTATTAATAGTTTTTTAGTAAATGAGGGAACAGAATATATTACAATTGTTCATCCAAAAAACCCTATTCTTCATTCGGAGAATAGGGTATTCTATAATGAAATAAGTTGTGAAGGATATTCCGTATGGACACAAAAAGCCGCATAGTTGCTGATTTTCAATTTATAGGCTACAAAGTAGATAACATTAAATTTTCTGTAATCCCGTCTGTGACTATATTACAGCGAAGAGAAATTTGTAATGAAGACAGTTTTCAATTTAAACTAAATATCCGTTCGCCCCAAAGGCTTTCCAATTCTGATAATGAGATTGCTTATGTTGGTGGTCTTGATATCAAAGTGAGAATACTAACCACTATAAATGATAAGAAAAAAGTGATAGCTAAAGGAAATTTTGGCATCGCTGGTGTGTTTAAAAAAATTGGTGATATGCCTAAAGCCCAAGAAGAATATATGGTAAAGGCAACAATACCTTCAATTTTATTAGGATACTTAAGAAGCACAATATCATCGACCTTTGCCAATGCAGGGTTTGGAAGTTTTATCATACCGCTAATAAATATTAGCAATATTGTAAAAGATACAAATATACAAATTGTTGATGCTCAGGGAACTCCTGTAGAACTCTAATTTCGGATATCACAAAGATTATACTATGTGAGATTATAAAACGAAGGGGTTAACTGAAATTAATCCCAGAGTATTTTAACCTTTCGGTTGCTTCTCCCATCGCTTTTTCACATAATTTAGATACTCGAGATTTTTCGTTGCACCGCAAATTTCTCCTAGTTCACGACCAGTTCTTGTCAGAAGGATTGATTCTACAGGGAGTGAATAGAATTCTTGATCACCATCCTTCGTAGATTGCAAAGGAATATCTCCTTCTTCATCAAAATACTCATAGTTCATTACTGATTCATCAGAAATCAGCCCCAAAGTTTTAAATCCTGTTTTAATTTGTTTCTTTATCAGCCCTAAAGATTCTAGTTGAATAGTATCAAAATATGAAATACCAAGAATTCGTTCAGTCTCATCATTTTCAATATAATATGCAGAAAGCAAACCTCCAAATTTGAAAAAACATGATCCAAATCTTGTGAATAATTGCGCAGTTCCTTTATCCAACTGTTCAACGATCACCAAAGTTTGTCGAGAGAACGATCCAGGGCAATTAAATTCACCGGCTATTATTTTAGCCCATAAATGCTGCATCTCATCATCAGAAGAAATCGATGATTTCTCAAAGTGTAATCTTAGCCAATCTTGATCGACCTTATTAGGATTGAAAGTTGAGGACGAAACTTTAAAATTTGGAATAGCTTTATTAAGGACACCTTGATAATTATCATGCTTAATATAATTCATTCGCATAATTGATTGGGATTCTTTCTTGGTAAAACCAAATAAAGTTCTCATACGGATGAGATCTGTCATAGCTTCTGCCTTTGCCTTTCTCTTTACGCGAGTGGGTTCATATATTACACCAGTAGCATTAGCAATTTTTATTATTGCCGTATTTATTGGTTCTGCAAGTTTGGAAATAGTTTCTAGCAGATCTTCAGGTTCTTTCATTTTCTATCCTTTCGTTGAAGTGATAATTTTCACTTCATTCCACTAAATATTATTTACTTCCTAATGTGCGTAAATTTCGGAATCAGAACTTACAACAGGGCAATAATAGCTTACGACATTCTACTTTCATGTATTCCTCTCCAAGATTAAATACTATTGCAATGATAAATGCATTTTCTGTCTAAGCAAATTTTTTCTACCGTGAGAAATTGAACTTCGCAAAACCGATTCACCAAATCCTTTGTCCAATTCTTCAGTAGAGATGTTCTTGCAAGCTTGAAGACAGGCAATCACGCGTTCTTTTGAGTAGCCTGGAACCTGGCTTAGTCCCAGATCATAAAAAGTCTCGATATCAAGCTCTATGGAATCAATTGTCAATGTTTGCTGCTTATTTTCAAGCATTCCGGCAACTCCTCCTTTTTACTGTACTATGAAAAAACTATAACCAAAAGCTATTTTTCGTTTTGGAACAAAGATATTTGGCTACCTTGTTAAATTGTTATAGATTTATTTGTTTATGGAAAAGGAAAGTATATCCTGAAAAACACTCCCCTGTGCTTGCCATAATACTTCTATTAACAAAAATCAAAAAATAATAATCTACTAGTGATATTTCCTTTATTCTCTAAAGAAGTTATTCTTCTAAATTTGAAGGAGTTATAATTATGGCTAAAAAAATAATTATTGTTTTCTTGATAGCTGTGGTTTCTATTGCCTCTCTTTTTTCCGAAGATGTTATCTTCCTTTCTGACGATATAAATATCAAATACGAAAATGATATATGGGATAAGCTTATGGATGATTCAGTTAAAGTAATTACTGTTCTCTCTATGTATCAAAATCAGGGGTATGTATCTTTGTTTAATTCAGATGCTTTAGGTGATTTTGAAATCATATATTTATCGGAAGAAGGTCGTGGCATATTAACAAACATGATTAATAAATATTTGAATTGGGAGACCTTGGCTATTACTAAGGGTGTTTCTATTTCAAAAGATATTCCAGACTTGAAAATTCCTGTTTTCGCATATTATTCATTGATGAAAGAGCCCCATACTGTAAAGGGTCTGACACTTACTGCTAGTTTTTATTCTACTTCACCGAAAATACATTACTTAATACTTGAAACAGATGAAAAAAAAGTTGCAGATAATGACTTTCTTACTTATAAGATGGATTCTTGGTATTTTGATCATGAAGCAGCTATTGCTTTGGAAAAATCACTTACAAAAGAAAATATTGAAACAAAAATTGATGAGTATAACAAACAAGAAGATATTGAATCTGAATTTGTTTAATAAAACAATTTGTTGTGTTGTCATCGGGAGCTTTGAACCATTATATTTTTACTAAAAATGATGTGCCCTCTTTGTGCCCATTCCTTGATATACATACTCTATTCTATAAATGCAAAATGCCCATTTGGTGGTACAAAATAAAGATTCTCTGATAATAAATCGGAAGATGCTGCCGATCGCCGGTAATTTGGTAACAAACTCCTTACATTGTAGGGAGTTTTTTTTATTCCCGTAAAATCATGATTTGAACCCAGTTAGAGCCAGCTTTCTTGCCCACCTTCCCCTTCCTTTGCTATAGTGAGCCCCATGTATAGGATTATGTTCGTATGTCACGGCAACATTTGCAGGAGCACCATGGCCGAGTTCATGTTGAAGGATATGGTAGGCAAGCTCGGACTATCAGATCAATTCTGCATTGCATCCTCGGCTACCAGCCGTGAAGAAATAGGAAACGGGATTCATCCTGGCACAAAGGCCAAACTCAGGGAACAAGGAATCGCTTTTGCAAACCACAGGGCAATTCAGTTGCGTAGCAGCGATTATGATTCGTATGACCTGCTGCTTGGCATGGATGAGAACAACAAGAGAAACATGCTTCGGATCTTTTGCTCTGACCCCCAGGAAAAAATCCATCGCTTGCTTGACTACACCCCCTCACCCCGCGATATTGCAGACCCCTGGTATACGGAGAACTTCGAGGCAACCTTTAAAGATATAAGGCAAGGATGCCTTGGTCTGTTGGATTATCTGGCTAGTAAAAACCGCTAAAGTCCATTACCAAATATACAGGTCAACGGGCAACTTG
The sequence above is a segment of the Sphaerochaeta pleomorpha str. Grapes genome. Coding sequences within it:
- a CDS encoding protein-export chaperone SecB; its protein translation is MDTKSRIVADFQFIGYKVDNIKFSVIPSVTILQRREICNEDSFQFKLNIRSPQRLSNSDNEIAYVGGLDIKVRILTTINDKKKVIAKGNFGIAGVFKKIGDMPKAQEEYMVKATIPSILLGYLRSTISSTFANAGFGSFIIPLINISNIVKDTNIQIVDAQGTPVEL
- a CDS encoding DUF2806 domain-containing protein, with amino-acid sequence MKEPEDLLETISKLAEPINTAIIKIANATGVIYEPTRVKRKAKAEAMTDLIRMRTLFGFTKKESQSIMRMNYIKHDNYQGVLNKAIPNFKVSSSTFNPNKVDQDWLRLHFEKSSISSDDEMQHLWAKIIAGEFNCPGSFSRQTLVIVEQLDKGTAQLFTRFGSCFFKFGGLLSAYYIENDETERILGISYFDTIQLESLGLIKKQIKTGFKTLGLISDESVMNYEYFDEEGDIPLQSTKDGDQEFYSLPVESILLTRTGRELGEICGATKNLEYLNYVKKRWEKQPKG
- a CDS encoding low molecular weight protein-tyrosine-phosphatase, which produces MFVCHGNICRSTMAEFMLKDMVGKLGLSDQFCIASSATSREEIGNGIHPGTKAKLREQGIAFANHRAIQLRSSDYDSYDLLLGMDENNKRNMLRIFCSDPQEKIHRLLDYTPSPRDIADPWYTENFEATFKDIRQGCLGLLDYLASKNR